The following are encoded together in the Blautia obeum ATCC 29174 genome:
- a CDS encoding alpha-amylase family glycosyl hydrolase codes for MAKKRLQKKREAAKTSAFQAAAAKAETPKITTKKVQPIKVETTKTEPVKVETKKTEPIKVETKKVEPAKVETQKAEAVKVETAKVESAKVETKKTETAKVETTKAEPVKLENKRDDDHIYRERLARHLDELKWLYCELYQDNPYVTMHLNDLLKVLKKFYDMRNDALKESDLNREKDPTWYKRNDLIGMMMYVNAFAGTLSNLESKLDYIQECNVNYLHLMPLLDSPRGRSDGGYAVADFRKVQEELGTMDDFAALTAACHNRGINVCLDFVMNHTSEDHEWAKRARAGEKEYQDRYFFFDNYDIPSLYEQTCPEVFPTTAPGNFTWLEDLHKHVMTTFYPYQWDLNYRNPIVLNEMIFNMLYLANQGVDIVRLDAVPYIWKQLGTNCRNLPQVHTIVRIMRMICEIVCPGVLLLGEVVMAPEKVVPYFGTVEKPECHLLYNVTTMASTWHTVATKDVSLLRRQLDIISELPRDYVFQNYLRCHDDIGWGLDYEYLENFGIQEVPHKKYLNDFLTGKYPDSFARGELYNDDPRLGDARLCGTTASLCGIERFGFEGNQEGVDRAVRYDITLHAFMLSQSGIPVIYSGDEIGQVNDYSYKDDPEKSDDSRYLHRGKFDWKLAENRHDPATVQGKLFPVLNKLEHIRSSHSVFNSNVPIRTIDTWDTSVLAFIRENNKEKFIGIYNFSENDKVAWINEEDGMYTDLISGREMEARGVQIPAFGCYWLCRNKQ; via the coding sequence ATGGCAAAAAAACGTCTTCAGAAAAAGCGTGAAGCTGCCAAAACTTCTGCTTTCCAGGCTGCTGCTGCGAAAGCAGAAACCCCGAAAATAACTACAAAAAAAGTTCAACCAATTAAGGTTGAAACAACAAAGACTGAACCTGTTAAAGTCGAGACTAAGAAAACAGAGCCTATCAAGGTTGAAACAAAGAAAGTCGAACCTGCTAAAGTTGAAACGCAAAAAGCTGAAGCTGTCAAAGTTGAAACAGCTAAGGTCGAATCAGCTAAGGTTGAGACTAAAAAAACAGAGACTGCCAAAGTCGAAACTACAAAAGCTGAACCAGTCAAACTGGAAAATAAGCGTGATGATGATCACATCTATCGTGAGCGTCTTGCCCGTCATCTGGACGAGCTGAAATGGCTCTACTGTGAACTGTATCAGGATAACCCATATGTCACAATGCATCTCAATGATCTTCTCAAAGTCCTGAAGAAATTCTATGATATGAGAAATGATGCCCTGAAAGAATCTGATCTGAATCGCGAAAAAGATCCGACATGGTATAAACGCAACGATCTCATCGGTATGATGATGTATGTCAACGCTTTTGCCGGTACTCTTTCCAATCTGGAATCCAAACTGGATTATATACAGGAATGCAATGTCAATTATCTGCATCTGATGCCACTCCTTGACTCCCCGAGGGGACGCAGTGACGGTGGTTATGCAGTTGCTGATTTCCGAAAGGTTCAGGAAGAACTTGGAACCATGGATGATTTTGCAGCACTGACTGCTGCCTGCCATAATCGCGGCATCAACGTCTGCCTTGACTTCGTCATGAACCATACATCCGAAGACCACGAATGGGCAAAACGCGCCCGTGCAGGAGAAAAAGAATATCAGGACCGTTACTTTTTCTTTGATAATTATGATATTCCTTCATTATATGAGCAGACCTGCCCGGAAGTGTTCCCGACAACTGCACCTGGCAACTTCACCTGGCTGGAAGACCTTCATAAACATGTTATGACTACTTTCTATCCGTATCAGTGGGATCTGAACTACCGCAATCCGATCGTCCTGAACGAAATGATCTTTAACATGCTGTACCTGGCTAACCAGGGTGTAGATATTGTCCGTCTGGATGCTGTACCATATATCTGGAAGCAGCTTGGGACGAACTGCCGTAACCTGCCACAGGTTCACACCATCGTTCGTATCATGCGTATGATCTGTGAGATCGTATGCCCTGGCGTTCTTCTTCTCGGAGAAGTTGTCATGGCTCCTGAAAAAGTTGTTCCATATTTCGGAACTGTCGAAAAACCAGAATGTCATCTGCTGTACAACGTTACGACTATGGCAAGCACATGGCACACAGTTGCAACAAAAGATGTCTCCCTGCTTCGCCGTCAGCTGGATATCATCTCCGAACTTCCGAGAGATTATGTATTCCAGAATTATCTGCGTTGCCATGACGATATTGGATGGGGACTGGATTATGAATATCTTGAAAACTTCGGTATTCAGGAAGTACCTCATAAAAAATATCTGAATGATTTCCTTACAGGAAAATATCCAGATTCTTTTGCACGAGGAGAACTTTATAATGATGATCCGCGTCTTGGTGATGCAAGACTGTGCGGAACAACAGCTTCTCTCTGTGGTATTGAGCGTTTTGGATTTGAAGGAAATCAGGAAGGTGTGGACAGAGCTGTCCGTTATGATATTACACTGCATGCATTCATGCTCTCTCAGTCCGGTATCCCGGTAATTTACAGTGGTGACGAGATCGGTCAGGTGAATGATTATTCTTACAAAGATGATCCGGAAAAATCCGATGATTCACGTTATCTTCACAGAGGAAAATTCGACTGGAAGCTGGCTGAAAACCGTCATGATCCTGCTACTGTACAGGGCAAACTTTTCCCTGTGCTTAATAAACTGGAGCATATCCGTTCAAGCCACAGTGTATTCAACAGTAATGTTCCAATTCGCACCATTGACACCTGGGATACTTCTGTTCTTGCTTTTATACGTGAGAATAATAAGGAGAAATTTATCGGTATCTACAACTTCAGTGAGAATGATAAAGTTGCATGGATCAATGAAGAAGATGGTATGTACACAGATCTTATCTCCGGACGAGAGATGGAAGCCAGGGGTGTGCAGATTCCGGCATTCGGATGTTACTGGCTGTGCAGAAATAAACAATAA
- a CDS encoding histidinol-phosphatase HisJ family protein, which translates to MSNQILWDCHMHSSFSADSDTSMEDMIREAICRGLTGICFTEHLDPDYPPTPDNEIFELDLDGYRETLFRLREKYQKELQIHFGIELGLQPHLHDYFHELLATMPFDFVIGSSHVVHGYDPYYKEYFKGREESACYREYFESILENLHAFSEMDVYGHIDYIVRYGPNQNKYYTYERYQDILDEILRTVIAKGRGIELNTGGFHYGLGEPNPCRAVIRRYRELGGEIITVGADAHGPEKIAYDFDKAAAILADCGFKYYTVFQNRKPEFVKL; encoded by the coding sequence ATGTCAAATCAGATCTTATGGGACTGCCATATGCATTCTTCTTTTTCTGCTGACTCAGACACATCTATGGAAGATATGATCCGCGAAGCAATCTGCCGGGGTCTCACCGGCATCTGTTTTACAGAGCATCTGGATCCTGATTACCCACCTACACCGGATAATGAAATATTTGAGCTGGATCTTGATGGATACAGAGAGACTCTCTTTAGACTCCGAGAAAAATATCAGAAGGAACTACAGATTCATTTCGGTATTGAACTTGGCCTGCAGCCACATTTGCACGACTACTTTCACGAGCTTCTGGCAACAATGCCGTTTGATTTTGTGATCGGATCTTCTCACGTTGTCCATGGATATGACCCTTATTATAAGGAATATTTTAAAGGGCGCGAAGAATCTGCATGTTACCGGGAATATTTTGAATCCATTCTCGAAAATCTGCATGCATTTTCTGAGATGGATGTATATGGACATATTGATTATATTGTACGCTATGGCCCGAATCAGAATAAATACTATACTTATGAACGTTACCAGGATATTCTTGATGAGATCCTGCGCACCGTCATTGCCAAGGGACGGGGAATTGAGCTGAATACCGGCGGTTTCCACTACGGCCTCGGAGAGCCAAATCCCTGCCGTGCAGTCATTCGCCGCTATCGCGAACTTGGTGGTGAGATCATCACTGTCGGTGCTGATGCGCATGGACCGGAAAAAATTGCCTATGATTTCGATAAGGCTGCTGCAATACTTGCAGACTGCGGTTTTAAGTACTATACTGTATTCCAAAACCGTAAACCGGAATTTGTCAAATTATAA
- the gap gene encoding type I glyceraldehyde-3-phosphate dehydrogenase has translation MAVKVAINGFGRIGRLAFRQMFGAEGFEIVAINDLTSPKMLAHLLKYDSTQGRYALADKVVAGEDSITVDGKEIKIYAKANAAELPWGEIGVDVVLECTGFYTSKDKAQAHIDAGAKHVVISAPAGNDLKTIVYNVNHEGLTNEDKIISAASCTTNCLAPMAKALNDLAPIKSGIMCTIHAYTGDQMTLDGPQRKGDLRRSRAAAVNIVPNSTGAAKAIGLVIPELNGKLIGSAQRVPTPTGSTTILTAVVEGNVTKEQINAAMKAASNESFGYNEDEIVSSDIVGMRFGSLFDATQTMVLPLENGTTEVQVVSWYDNENSYTSQMVRTIKHFGKLLNA, from the coding sequence ATGGCAGTAAAAGTTGCAATTAATGGATTTGGCCGTATTGGTCGTCTGGCATTCCGTCAGATGTTTGGAGCAGAAGGATTTGAAATCGTTGCTATCAACGACCTTACATCCCCGAAAATGCTGGCTCACTTATTAAAATATGACTCAACTCAGGGAAGATATGCTCTGGCTGACAAAGTAGTAGCAGGAGAAGATTCCATCACAGTTGACGGAAAAGAAATCAAAATCTATGCAAAAGCTAACGCTGCAGAACTTCCTTGGGGAGAAATCGGTGTAGACGTAGTTCTCGAGTGCACAGGTTTCTATACATCCAAAGACAAAGCTCAGGCTCATATTGATGCAGGTGCTAAACATGTTGTTATTTCCGCTCCGGCTGGAAACGACCTTAAGACAATCGTTTACAATGTAAACCATGAAGGACTTACAAACGAAGATAAAATCATCTCCGCTGCATCCTGTACAACAAACTGCCTTGCACCAATGGCTAAGGCTCTTAACGATCTTGCACCGATCAAATCTGGTATCATGTGCACAATCCACGCTTACACAGGTGATCAGATGACACTTGACGGACCGCAGAGAAAAGGTGATCTGAGAAGATCTCGTGCAGCTGCAGTTAACATCGTTCCGAACAGCACAGGTGCTGCAAAAGCAATCGGTCTGGTTATCCCAGAACTGAACGGCAAACTGATCGGATCCGCTCAGCGTGTACCAACCCCAACAGGTTCTACAACAATCCTTACAGCAGTAGTTGAAGGAAACGTTACAAAAGAGCAGATCAACGCAGCTATGAAAGCAGCTTCTAACGAATCCTTCGGATACAACGAAGACGAAATCGTATCCAGCGATATCGTTGGTATGAGATTTGGTTCTCTGTTTGATGCTACTCAGACAATGGTTCTGCCACTTGAGAACGGCACAACAGAAGTACAGGTTGTTTCATGGTATGACAATGAAAACTCCTACACAAGCCAGATGGTTCGTACAATCAAACATTTTGGAAAACTTCTGAACGCTTAA
- a CDS encoding phosphoglycerate kinase, translating into MGLNKKSVDDINVKGQRVLVRCDFNVPLQDGKITDENRLVAALPTIKKLIADGGKIILCSHLGKPKGEPKPELSLAPVAKRLTELLGQEVKFVPSPVVVDDTVKAAVADMKDGEVILLENTRYRAEETKNGDEFSKELASLCDVFVNDAFGTAHRAHCSNVGVTKYVDTAVVGYLMEKEIAFLGNAVENPERPFVAILGGAKVSSKISVINNLLDKVDTLIIGGGMSYTFSKALGGHIGNSLCEDDYLQYALDMLKKAEEKGVKLLLPVDNRIGDDFSNDCNIQVVKRGCIPDGWEGMDIGPETEKIFCDAVKDAKTVVWNGPMGCFEMPNFAHGTEAVAKALADTEATTIIGGGDSAAAVNILGYGDKMTHISTGGGASLEFLEGKELPGVAAANDK; encoded by the coding sequence ATGGGATTAAACAAAAAATCCGTTGATGATATCAATGTAAAAGGCCAGAGAGTTCTGGTAAGATGTGACTTTAATGTACCTCTGCAGGACGGCAAAATCACAGATGAGAACCGTCTGGTAGCAGCTCTTCCTACAATCAAGAAGCTGATCGCAGATGGCGGAAAGATCATTCTTTGCTCACACCTTGGCAAACCGAAGGGAGAGCCGAAACCGGAACTTTCTCTTGCACCTGTTGCAAAACGTCTCACAGAGCTTCTGGGACAGGAAGTTAAATTCGTTCCGAGCCCGGTTGTTGTTGATGATACCGTAAAAGCAGCAGTAGCTGACATGAAAGACGGAGAAGTTATTCTTCTTGAAAATACACGTTATCGTGCAGAAGAAACCAAAAACGGTGATGAGTTCAGTAAAGAACTTGCTTCCCTTTGCGATGTATTCGTAAATGATGCATTTGGTACTGCTCACAGAGCACACTGCTCCAACGTTGGTGTTACCAAATATGTAGATACCGCAGTTGTTGGATATCTGATGGAAAAAGAAATCGCATTCCTTGGAAATGCAGTAGAAAATCCGGAGAGACCATTTGTAGCTATCCTTGGTGGAGCGAAAGTTTCCAGCAAGATCTCTGTTATCAACAACCTTCTTGACAAAGTTGATACTCTGATCATCGGTGGTGGAATGTCCTATACATTCTCCAAAGCTCTTGGCGGACACATTGGTAATTCCCTCTGTGAGGATGATTATCTTCAGTATGCATTAGACATGCTTAAAAAAGCAGAAGAAAAAGGCGTTAAGCTTCTTCTTCCTGTTGACAACAGAATCGGTGATGACTTCTCTAACGACTGCAATATCCAGGTTGTAAAACGTGGATGCATTCCGGACGGCTGGGAAGGAATGGACATTGGACCAGAAACAGAAAAGATTTTCTGTGACGCTGTAAAAGATGCTAAGACAGTTGTATGGAACGGACCAATGGGTTGCTTCGAAATGCCGAATTTTGCTCATGGTACAGAAGCAGTTGCTAAAGCTCTTGCAGATACAGAAGCTACAACTATCATCGGTGGTGGTGACTCCGCAGCAGCTGTAAATATCCTTGGCTATGGCGATAAGATGACTCACATCTCTACTGGTGGTGGAGCATCTCTGGAATTCCTGGAAGGAAAGGAACTGCCGGGCGTAGCAGCAGCTAATGATAAATAA
- the tpiA gene encoding triose-phosphate isomerase gives MARKKIIAGNWKMNMTPSEAVKLVETLKPLVQNDEVDVVFGVPAIDIVPVVEACKGTNIAVAAENMYFEEKGAYTGEIAPAMLVDAGVKYVILGHSERRDYFGETSEDVNKKVLKAFEHGITPIMCCGESLEQREQGITMDWIRQQVKVGLQNVTADQAKTMVIAYEPIWAIGTGKTATSEQAQEICKGIRECVAEIYDTDTAEAIRIQYGGSVNAGNAAELFAMGDIDGGLVGGASLKPDFGKIVNYK, from the coding sequence ATGGCAAGAAAGAAAATTATCGCTGGAAACTGGAAAATGAACATGACTCCAAGCGAAGCAGTTAAATTAGTAGAAACTCTGAAACCACTTGTACAGAACGATGAAGTAGACGTAGTATTCGGTGTTCCGGCAATCGACATCGTTCCGGTTGTTGAAGCCTGCAAAGGTACAAATATTGCTGTAGCAGCAGAGAACATGTACTTCGAAGAAAAAGGTGCTTACACAGGTGAAATCGCTCCGGCTATGCTGGTTGACGCTGGTGTTAAATATGTTATCCTTGGACATTCCGAAAGAAGAGATTACTTCGGAGAAACAAGCGAAGACGTTAACAAGAAAGTACTTAAAGCTTTCGAACATGGTATTACACCAATCATGTGCTGTGGAGAATCTCTTGAGCAGAGAGAACAGGGCATCACTATGGACTGGATCCGTCAGCAGGTTAAAGTTGGTCTTCAGAACGTAACAGCTGACCAGGCTAAAACTATGGTTATCGCTTACGAACCAATCTGGGCTATCGGAACAGGTAAAACAGCTACAAGCGAACAGGCCCAGGAAATCTGCAAAGGTATCCGTGAGTGTGTTGCTGAAATCTATGACACAGATACAGCAGAAGCTATCCGTATCCAGTACGGCGGATCTGTAAATGCAGGAAATGCAGCAGAACTGTTTGCAATGGGTGATATCGATGGTGGACTTGTTGGTGGAGCTTCCCTGAAACCAGATTTCGGAAAGATCGTTAACTACAAATAA
- a CDS encoding homoserine dehydrogenase, protein MDKKIIRAALLGFGTVGTGVYKVLQKQKEDMIPKLGSQIEIKKILVRNLEKAAAKVEDPAVLTNNWDEIVNDPEIDIVIELIGGIEPARSYILAAINAGKHVVTANKDLIAVHGKELLDAAEAHHVDFLFEAAVAGGIPIIRPLKECLAGNHMAEVMGIVNGTTNFILTKMTQDGMEFKDALALATELGYAEADPTADIEGLDAGRKVAILASVAFNSRVVFDDVYIEGITKITAKDIKYAKEMGCDIKLLGVAKNTEEGIEAYVCPMLIPSSHPLASVNDSYNAVFVNGDAVENAMFYGRGAGELPTASAVVGDLFDIARNIKANCCARIGCTCYKELPVKKMADTYNRYFMRLIVEDRCGVLAEMTAVFAKYGVSVAQIIQKAFRAEGSAEVVVITAKVREGDFRTAMEELSGRSSVRKVSSMLRVYGE, encoded by the coding sequence ATGGATAAAAAAATCATTCGTGCTGCCCTTCTGGGCTTTGGTACAGTAGGAACAGGTGTATATAAGGTATTACAGAAGCAGAAAGAAGACATGATTCCGAAGCTTGGAAGTCAGATTGAAATCAAGAAGATCCTGGTACGTAATCTGGAAAAAGCTGCTGCAAAGGTTGAAGATCCGGCCGTTCTGACCAACAATTGGGATGAGATCGTAAATGATCCGGAAATTGATATTGTGATCGAGTTGATCGGTGGAATTGAACCGGCAAGAAGCTACATACTGGCAGCAATAAATGCAGGAAAACATGTCGTAACGGCAAATAAAGATCTGATTGCGGTACATGGTAAAGAACTTCTTGATGCAGCAGAAGCACATCATGTGGATTTTTTGTTTGAAGCAGCTGTAGCAGGTGGAATTCCGATCATTCGTCCATTGAAAGAATGTCTTGCCGGTAATCATATGGCAGAAGTTATGGGTATTGTCAATGGTACAACAAACTTTATTCTTACAAAGATGACCCAGGATGGAATGGAATTTAAAGATGCACTGGCACTTGCAACAGAACTTGGCTATGCAGAAGCCGATCCGACAGCAGATATTGAAGGACTGGATGCAGGAAGAAAAGTGGCAATTCTAGCGTCTGTAGCATTTAATTCCAGAGTTGTTTTTGATGATGTTTATATTGAAGGAATTACTAAGATTACAGCAAAAGATATCAAATATGCCAAAGAAATGGGCTGTGACATAAAACTTCTTGGAGTTGCAAAGAATACAGAAGAGGGAATTGAAGCATATGTTTGCCCAATGCTGATTCCAAGCAGTCATCCGCTTGCATCTGTAAATGATTCTTATAATGCTGTATTTGTCAATGGTGATGCAGTAGAAAATGCCATGTTCTATGGTCGTGGCGCAGGTGAGCTTCCGACAGCAAGCGCTGTTGTAGGAGATCTTTTTGATATTGCAAGAAATATTAAGGCAAACTGCTGTGCAAGAATCGGATGTACCTGTTATAAAGAACTTCCGGTAAAGAAGATGGCAGATACTTATAATCGTTATTTTATGAGATTGATCGTAGAGGATCGTTGTGGTGTACTTGCTGAAATGACTGCGGTCTTTGCAAAATATGGAGTCAGCGTAGCACAGATCATTCAGAAAGCTTTCCGTGCAGAAGGAAGTGCCGAAGTTGTTGTCATCACAGCCAAAGTTCGCGAAGGCGATTTCCGTACGGCAATGGAAGAACTGAGTGGAAGAAGCTCAGTACGTAAAGTAAGTAGCATGCTTCGTGTATATGGAGAATAA
- a CDS encoding DUF2974 domain-containing protein — MGNIMDYISWRGDLSFEQSQFNEVDNLILACFSYVNLDGISAVTKQKGIGLKKLTKEFMKLHTMKELEADKSFIRLAPFMMMEMAKSVRFGKCVVRNYVNDIVTEAEQQFAAMEIVLEDGTSYVSFRGTDDTIIGWKEDFNLSTGVVPAQKRAIEYLQKISEHTDGMLRVGGHSKGGNLAIYGSVMCKSAHEKILEIYSNDGPGFSREFQELPETKEMMPKIIRIIPEYSIIGTLLEHEKEPVIVASSSKGLLQHDAFSWEVQGPALVRRDSLNKTALRFIEILHKWIDGMDMEQKRLLIEDLFATLQASGYENLSEVQSGGLKSLAAMVKRVEKFAPESRGMMQELLTAICGGWLEQLQADTKDKLSVLPLSFSDKILEKF, encoded by the coding sequence ATGGGAAATATTATGGATTACATCAGTTGGAGAGGGGATCTTTCCTTTGAACAGTCGCAGTTTAACGAAGTGGACAATTTGATTCTTGCATGTTTTTCATATGTGAATCTGGATGGAATTTCGGCAGTGACAAAACAGAAGGGAATCGGACTGAAAAAGCTGACGAAAGAATTTATGAAACTTCATACGATGAAAGAACTGGAGGCGGATAAATCTTTTATCCGCCTGGCTCCGTTTATGATGATGGAAATGGCGAAGTCTGTCAGATTTGGAAAATGTGTGGTAAGAAATTATGTGAATGATATTGTAACGGAAGCTGAGCAGCAGTTTGCTGCAATGGAAATTGTTCTTGAGGACGGAACTTCCTATGTTTCTTTTCGTGGAACGGATGATACGATCATAGGATGGAAAGAAGATTTTAATCTCAGCACAGGTGTAGTTCCGGCACAAAAAAGAGCCATAGAGTATTTGCAGAAAATCTCGGAACATACAGATGGAATGCTCAGAGTCGGAGGACATTCTAAAGGTGGAAACCTTGCGATTTATGGCTCGGTGATGTGCAAAAGTGCTCATGAAAAGATACTTGAAATCTATTCTAATGACGGACCCGGATTTTCCAGAGAATTTCAAGAGCTGCCGGAAACGAAAGAAATGATGCCGAAGATTATTCGCATTATTCCGGAGTATTCTATTATAGGGACGCTTCTGGAGCATGAAAAAGAACCGGTTATTGTTGCAAGTTCCAGTAAGGGACTTCTCCAGCATGATGCATTTTCCTGGGAGGTGCAGGGACCGGCGCTGGTACGGCGAGACAGTCTGAACAAAACGGCACTCCGATTTATCGAAATCCTGCACAAATGGATCGATGGTATGGATATGGAACAGAAGAGACTTCTGATTGAAGATCTTTTTGCAACATTACAGGCATCCGGTTATGAGAATCTGAGTGAAGTACAGTCCGGAGGACTGAAAAGTCTGGCCGCGATGGTGAAACGTGTGGAAAAATTTGCTCCGGAATCCCGCGGGATGATGCAGGAACTTTTGACAGCAATCTGCGGAGGCTGGCTCGAACAGCTCCAGGCAGATACGAAAGACAAACTATCCGTACTTCCGTTAAGCTTTTCTGATAAAATCCTTGAAAAATTCTAA
- the gpmI gene encoding 2,3-bisphosphoglycerate-independent phosphoglycerate mutase: MSKKPTVLMILDGYGLNDKHEGNAIYEAKTPVMDKLMAEYPFVKGNASGLAVGLPDGQMGNSEVGHMNMGAGRIVYQELTRITKEINDGDFFKNEALLAAMKNAKENDSAIHFMGLLSDGGVHSHNTHLYALLEMAKREGLKKVYVHCFLDGRDTPPASGKEFIEQLEAKMKEIGVGQIGVVSGRYYAMDRDNRWDRVELAYKALTEGEGVKGTDAAAAVQASYDNDKTDEFVLPTVIEKDGQPVAKIQDKDSVVFFNFRPDRAREITRAFCDDEFKGFERAKKLDLTYVCFTDYDETIQNKQVAFHKVLLKNTFGEYLAAHDMTQVRIAETEKYAHVTFFFNGGVEEPNKGEDRILVKSPKVATYDLQPEMSAPEVCDKLVDAIKSDKYDVIIINFANPDMVGHTGVQAAAVKAIETVDGCVGRAVEALKEVDGQMFICADHGNAEQLIDYETGEPWTAHTTNPVPFILVNADPKYTLRENGCLADIIPTLIQLMGMEQPAEMTGESLLVEK, translated from the coding sequence ATGAGTAAGAAACCAACCGTATTAATGATCCTGGATGGTTATGGTCTGAACGACAAACATGAGGGAAATGCAATCTACGAAGCAAAAACTCCTGTTATGGATAAATTAATGGCAGAATATCCATTTGTAAAAGGAAATGCCAGTGGACTGGCAGTAGGTCTTCCGGACGGACAGATGGGTAACTCCGAGGTAGGGCATATGAATATGGGAGCAGGCCGTATTGTATACCAGGAGCTTACCAGAATCACAAAAGAAATCAACGATGGAGATTTCTTTAAAAATGAAGCACTTCTTGCAGCAATGAAAAATGCAAAAGAAAATGATTCTGCTATTCATTTTATGGGACTTCTTTCTGATGGTGGTGTACACAGCCACAATACACATCTCTATGCACTGCTTGAGATGGCAAAGAGAGAAGGACTTAAGAAAGTTTATGTACACTGCTTCCTTGACGGACGTGATACACCGCCGGCATCAGGAAAAGAATTCATTGAACAGCTGGAAGCCAAGATGAAAGAAATCGGTGTTGGACAGATCGGTGTTGTTTCCGGACGTTACTATGCAATGGACAGAGATAATCGCTGGGATCGTGTAGAACTTGCATACAAAGCCCTGACAGAAGGTGAAGGTGTCAAAGGTACAGACGCTGCAGCAGCAGTTCAGGCTTCCTATGATAATGATAAGACAGATGAATTCGTCCTTCCGACAGTTATTGAGAAAGACGGACAGCCGGTTGCAAAGATCCAGGACAAAGATTCTGTAGTATTCTTTAACTTCCGTCCAGACCGTGCACGTGAGATCACAAGAGCATTCTGTGATGATGAATTCAAAGGCTTCGAAAGAGCTAAGAAACTGGATCTTACTTATGTCTGCTTTACAGATTATGATGAAACAATTCAGAACAAACAGGTTGCGTTCCACAAAGTACTTCTTAAGAATACATTTGGTGAATATCTTGCGGCTCATGATATGACACAGGTTCGTATTGCTGAGACAGAGAAATATGCACATGTTACTTTCTTCTTTAACGGTGGAGTAGAAGAACCAAACAAAGGAGAAGACAGAATCCTCGTTAAATCTCCGAAGGTTGCAACTTATGACCTTCAGCCGGAGATGAGCGCACCGGAAGTTTGTGACAAGCTGGTGGATGCAATCAAATCTGATAAATATGATGTGATCATTATCAATTTTGCAAACCCGGATATGGTAGGTCATACTGGTGTACAGGCAGCAGCTGTCAAAGCAATCGAAACAGTTGATGGATGTGTGGGAAGAGCAGTAGAAGCTCTCAAAGAAGTTGACGGACAGATGTTTATCTGTGCTGACCACGGAAATGCAGAGCAGCTGATTGATTATGAGACAGGAGAGCCATGGACTGCTCATACAACGAATCCGGTTCCGTTCATTCTTGTAAACGCTGATCCGAAATACACTCTGAGAGAGAACGGATGCCTCGCAGATATCATCCCGACTCTGATTCAGCTGATGGGAATGGAACAGCCTGCAGAAATGACGGGAGAAAGTCTTCTGGTTGAGAAATAA